GCAATTTCAGTTGCGACTTCCCAATCTTGGGTCGCCGCATCTAAAACTCGGTTAACGATGTCTCTTTCCCTCGTCAGGATTCTAGCCCAAAACCATAAACGTTCGAGGATTACGCTCAGAGACAGGATAGACAGCGCCAGCAACGGCCACATTGCTGGGCCGCCGTCCTTAAAAATTTCCAGGTTATATATCGGTTTCAACAAGTCATTCACAGTCTTCTGTTTCCTCCATTTATCCTCGTCTCTATGGCGATCCTGTTGCCCGACACCCTTTATAGAGTTACGGGCAACTCAATTTTAAAGAAATGCGGCGCATCAAGTACGGTCGTCACATTTTTTCTCATCAAAAAATTCTGCCAACCTCCCTCATTATCCCTACATAACATCAGGCGGATATCCACACCAGCAAGTAAACAGAGCATTTGCCACAATTAATAATAACTAGAGGGTAAATAAATGAGTTTCTCAGTTCAATCTTTATATAACTGGTATCGCAGCACGATCCGCAATCCCAAATATCGCTGGTGGTTGATTCTCGGTTCTTTGTTATACCTTTTCAGCCCGCTCGATATTGCTCCTGATTTTATTCCCATTGTGGGTTTAATTGATGATGCAGCAGTTATGACGTTACTAGTTTCGGAAGTCTCCCAGTTGTTAATCGATTACGTCAAATTGCGTCAAGGTGAAGATAAGGCTGAAGTTGCTGATAGTGCCACATCCGCCACAGACAGCGTAGTTGACGTGGATGCCGTTTCCGTTAAGTAACCGCTACCAAATTTGCCAAACCGAATCATTTTATCGTTTCCAAAAAGTTGTAGTTGAGGTGAATTTTTCTGCTTTTTTTTAATTTCTGTTTCTTTGTGAAACCTCACTAAATTTAGTTATGGAAGTGATATTAATTCCTCCCTTTCACTCCGATTGGGAGGATTTTGGTGTTTGAGGCTGCCAACATCACCCGATCGGGTGACCCCGGTGTAGGATGCGATCGCTTACCCGGAACAGCGTATCTTATGTATAGTAATATCTCGATTTTTTACAAGGACTTAAATAACTTAGCCCTTAGACAGAAGTATTCCCGACCATTTCATTAGAAGCTGAAAACATTATTCTATCTGTTTTTCAGCCGCTATACCCGCCCAACTTCTCAAATCCAAATAAACTGTACGAGGAATGCGAAATTATCAGCAGGTGTATCTGCGAATTATATCAGTCTAATATATATGCTTGAATTAGCTACCTTGGGTCTACTCTTACAAGAACCACTGCATGGTTATCGACTAAAGCAGCAACTAGAGTTATTTATGAGTAGCTGCATCAGCGTTAACTATGGAGC
The sequence above is drawn from the Leptolyngbyaceae cyanobacterium genome and encodes:
- a CDS encoding YkvA family protein; this translates as MSFSVQSLYNWYRSTIRNPKYRWWLILGSLLYLFSPLDIAPDFIPIVGLIDDAAVMTLLVSEVSQLLIDYVKLRQGEDKAEVADSATSATDSVVDVDAVSVK